The Pseudomonas parafulva genome includes a window with the following:
- a CDS encoding DNA glycosylase AlkZ-like family protein: protein MTLPAANHPVFELFHPGVAAWFSGRYPSVTDAQAQAWPLIQAGQSVLLAAPTGSGKTLSAFLAVLDRLFRQGLEQGGTLPAHTQVVYVSPLKALSNDIRLNLQIPLEGIQRTLQAQGHAAPTITTAVRTGDTPQKERIAMRKQAPHILVTTPESLYVLMGSASGREGLRTVHTVIVDEIHALAGNKRGCHLALTLERLQALCDRPLRRIGLSATQRPVERVAQFLVGSGRACAIVDVGHARQRDLAIEIPPVPLGAVLDQDAWGLVYDRLAELARAHRTTLVFVNTRRLAERITRHLSDRLGAAAVAAHHGSLSKERRLSAEQRLKAGELQVLVATASLELGIDIGDIDLVCQIASPGSIAAFLQRVGRAGHQVDGVPKGRLFATSRDDLIECVALLDCVRRGELDEVQVPKAPLDVLAQQIVAEASNQPWHERALFDCLRQAMPFETLAYEDYDALLGMLAEGYNGRQGVRGAYLHRDAVSAMVRGRRGSQLTALTSGGTIPDNADYAVVLEPQALNIGSVNEDFAVESIAGDIFQLGNASYRILRVEAGRVRVEDAHGQPPTIPFWLGEAPGRSRELSAAVARLQGQIDERLQHADGSLAHVLAWLQATFELDASCAEQLLDYLARTQQVLSALPSQDTLVMERFFDESGGTQLIIHSPFGSRINRAWGLALRKRFCRTFNVELQAAASEDAIVLSLSTSHSFALDEVWRYLDSRSAEQVLIQAVLDAPLFGVRWRWNAGVAMALPRFAGGRKVAPQIQRMKSEDLIASVFPDQIACLENLSGERHVPDHPLVRQTLDDCLHDAMDCDGWLALLRRMESGAVRLLARDLPAPSPLASAILNARPYTFLDDAPLEERRTQAVLNRRWADVQSGDELGALDADAIAAVAAEAWPQPINADEMHEALMSLGAISQPEAQAGARWRTLLDQLAKRGRAVYLPEQKLWLARERLTLLKAVYPDCRLAPVVEPLPGFDQPVDHDLALPELLRARLSGHGPATVAQLATPLGKSIADVEQALARLEAQGHVLRGHFSPDAIDTQWCERHLLARIHRYTVKRLRREIEPVSLQDFMRFLFHWQHLDPGQRLQGPQALPVVLAQLQGFPSAAGAWEAEVLPARVRDYSPSWLDEACRSGQFAWSRLASTVSASTVASTPVVLLPREHLQLWRSLAPPPCLDTLGPRAQRVHDALKTRGALFFDELAQEARLLPSELETALQALVGAGLANADSFTGLRSLIAPAARRTARRPRFGHLPLSNSMAYAGRWALLPRSEAAPDQDQHIESIARLLLQRYGVMCWRLLARESDVLPPWRDLLRCYQRLEARGEIRGGRFIAGLSGEQFALPEAVAMLRQVRRQAADGTLVLVSASDPLNLIGTLLPGAKVPATSGNRLLYRDGVPVAARVGKRYVYLVEACAAQQTLWRQLLLRDTAFAATDKLAMVGAHPRP from the coding sequence ATGACGCTTCCTGCCGCCAACCATCCCGTATTCGAGCTGTTCCATCCAGGCGTTGCGGCCTGGTTCTCAGGCCGTTATCCGTCGGTGACCGATGCCCAGGCTCAGGCCTGGCCGCTCATCCAGGCCGGTCAGTCCGTGCTGCTGGCAGCGCCGACCGGCTCAGGCAAGACGCTCAGTGCGTTTCTGGCGGTGCTCGACCGGCTGTTTCGCCAAGGGCTGGAGCAGGGCGGCACATTGCCCGCCCACACGCAGGTCGTCTACGTATCGCCTTTGAAAGCCCTGTCCAACGACATCCGCTTGAACCTGCAAATACCGCTGGAGGGCATCCAGCGCACACTCCAGGCGCAAGGGCACGCAGCCCCCACCATCACCACGGCGGTGCGCACTGGTGATACGCCCCAGAAAGAACGCATCGCCATGCGCAAACAGGCACCGCATATTCTGGTCACGACCCCTGAGTCCCTGTACGTGCTGATGGGTTCGGCCTCTGGGCGTGAAGGCCTGCGTACGGTGCACACAGTCATCGTCGATGAGATCCATGCCCTGGCCGGCAACAAGCGCGGTTGCCACCTGGCGCTGACCCTCGAACGCCTGCAAGCGTTGTGCGACCGTCCGCTGCGACGCATCGGCCTGTCTGCTACCCAGCGTCCGGTCGAGCGGGTGGCGCAGTTTCTGGTGGGCAGCGGGCGCGCCTGTGCCATCGTCGATGTGGGGCACGCCCGCCAGCGTGACCTGGCCATCGAAATCCCGCCGGTGCCACTGGGGGCGGTGCTCGACCAGGATGCCTGGGGGCTGGTGTACGATCGTCTGGCCGAACTGGCCCGTGCGCATCGCACCACCTTGGTGTTCGTCAACACCCGGCGGCTGGCCGAGCGCATCACCCGTCACTTGAGCGATCGGTTGGGCGCGGCTGCGGTGGCCGCTCACCACGGCAGCCTTTCCAAGGAAAGGCGCCTGAGCGCCGAGCAGCGCCTGAAGGCGGGCGAGCTGCAGGTGCTGGTGGCCACGGCCTCGCTGGAACTTGGCATCGACATCGGCGACATCGACCTGGTGTGCCAGATCGCCTCACCCGGCTCGATCGCAGCGTTCCTGCAGCGCGTGGGGCGTGCAGGACATCAGGTGGACGGGGTGCCCAAAGGACGGCTGTTCGCGACATCGCGAGACGACTTGATCGAGTGCGTGGCGCTGCTCGATTGCGTGCGCCGCGGCGAGTTGGATGAAGTGCAGGTACCGAAGGCCCCGCTGGATGTGCTGGCCCAGCAGATCGTCGCCGAGGCCAGCAACCAGCCCTGGCACGAGCGAGCGCTGTTCGACTGCCTGCGCCAGGCCATGCCGTTCGAAACGTTGGCGTACGAAGATTACGACGCCTTGCTTGGCATGCTTGCCGAAGGCTACAACGGCCGCCAGGGCGTGCGCGGCGCCTACCTGCACCGTGATGCCGTCAGCGCCATGGTGCGAGGGCGCCGTGGCAGCCAACTCACCGCCTTGACCAGTGGCGGGACGATTCCCGACAACGCCGACTACGCCGTCGTGCTCGAACCTCAGGCGCTGAACATCGGCAGCGTCAACGAAGACTTTGCCGTGGAGAGCATTGCTGGCGACATCTTCCAGCTAGGCAACGCGTCTTATCGCATCCTGCGCGTGGAGGCCGGGCGGGTCCGGGTCGAAGACGCCCACGGCCAGCCCCCCACGATTCCGTTCTGGCTGGGCGAAGCCCCTGGCCGCAGCCGCGAGCTCAGCGCCGCCGTGGCCAGGCTGCAAGGGCAGATCGATGAGCGCCTGCAACACGCCGATGGCTCGCTGGCGCATGTGCTGGCCTGGCTGCAAGCCACATTCGAACTGGACGCCAGCTGTGCCGAGCAGTTGCTGGACTACCTGGCCCGCACCCAGCAGGTATTGAGCGCCCTGCCCTCCCAGGACACCCTGGTGATGGAGCGTTTCTTCGACGAGTCAGGCGGCACGCAGCTTATCATTCATTCGCCGTTCGGTAGCCGCATCAACCGCGCCTGGGGTTTGGCCCTGCGCAAGCGGTTCTGCCGTACCTTCAATGTCGAGCTGCAAGCGGCAGCCAGTGAAGATGCCATCGTGCTGTCGCTGTCTACCAGCCACAGCTTTGCCCTCGACGAGGTGTGGCGCTACCTCGACAGCCGCAGCGCCGAGCAGGTGCTGATCCAGGCTGTGCTCGATGCCCCGCTGTTCGGTGTCCGCTGGCGCTGGAACGCGGGTGTGGCCATGGCCTTGCCGCGCTTTGCCGGTGGTCGCAAGGTTGCACCGCAGATCCAGCGCATGAAGAGCGAAGACCTGATCGCCTCGGTGTTTCCCGATCAGATCGCCTGCCTTGAAAATCTGTCCGGCGAACGGCACGTACCGGACCACCCGCTGGTTCGTCAGACCCTCGACGATTGCCTGCACGACGCCATGGATTGCGACGGTTGGCTGGCGTTGCTGCGGCGCATGGAAAGCGGTGCCGTGCGCCTGCTGGCGCGCGACCTGCCGGCGCCCTCGCCGCTGGCGTCAGCCATTCTCAACGCCAGGCCCTACACCTTTCTGGATGACGCCCCGCTCGAAGAGCGCCGTACCCAGGCGGTGCTCAATCGCCGCTGGGCGGATGTGCAGTCAGGTGATGAGCTGGGTGCGCTGGATGCGGACGCCATTGCGGCAGTGGCAGCCGAGGCCTGGCCGCAGCCGATCAACGCAGATGAAATGCATGAAGCGCTCATGAGCCTGGGCGCCATCAGCCAGCCCGAAGCTCAGGCAGGCGCACGCTGGCGTACGCTGCTTGATCAGCTTGCCAAGCGGGGCCGAGCCGTCTACCTGCCCGAGCAGAAGTTGTGGCTGGCCCGTGAGCGCCTGACGCTGTTGAAAGCCGTCTACCCCGATTGCCGCCTGGCGCCCGTGGTCGAGCCACTGCCAGGCTTCGATCAGCCAGTGGACCATGACCTGGCGCTGCCCGAACTGCTGCGTGCCCGGCTCAGCGGTCATGGGCCTGCCACCGTTGCCCAGCTTGCGACGCCGCTGGGCAAGTCCATCGCTGATGTGGAGCAGGCATTGGCCCGGCTCGAGGCCCAAGGCCATGTGCTCAGGGGGCATTTCAGCCCAGATGCAATTGACACTCAATGGTGCGAACGCCACCTGCTGGCGCGTATCCACCGCTATACCGTCAAACGTCTGCGCCGGGAGATCGAGCCGGTCAGCCTGCAGGACTTCATGCGTTTCCTGTTCCACTGGCAACACCTTGATCCGGGGCAACGGTTGCAAGGGCCGCAGGCGCTGCCTGTTGTGCTGGCCCAACTGCAGGGGTTTCCAAGTGCGGCCGGGGCGTGGGAAGCCGAAGTGCTGCCTGCACGCGTGCGCGATTACAGCCCCAGCTGGCTCGACGAGGCCTGCCGCAGCGGGCAGTTCGCCTGGAGCCGGTTGGCAAGTACCGTGTCAGCCAGCACGGTGGCCAGCACGCCCGTGGTGTTGCTGCCTCGCGAACACCTGCAGCTGTGGCGAAGCCTGGCCCCACCCCCGTGCCTCGACACCTTGGGACCACGTGCCCAGCGGGTGCATGACGCCCTGAAAACCCGGGGTGCACTGTTTTTCGACGAGCTGGCCCAAGAGGCCCGCCTGCTCCCCAGCGAACTGGAAACGGCCTTGCAGGCGCTGGTTGGCGCTGGCCTGGCCAATGCCGACAGCTTCACCGGGCTGCGTAGCCTGATCGCGCCGGCCGCCCGGCGCACCGCGCGTCGGCCGCGCTTCGGTCACCTGCCCTTGTCCAACAGCATGGCTTATGCAGGGCGCTGGGCCCTGCTGCCGCGCAGCGAAGCCGCGCCGGATCAGGATCAGCACATCGAAAGCATCGCTCGCCTGCTGCTGCAGCGCTACGGGGTGATGTGCTGGCGCCTGCTGGCGCGTGAGAGCGATGTGTTGCCGCCCTGGCGTGACCTGCTGCGCTGCTACCAGCGCCTGGAGGCGCGTGGGGAAATCCGGGGTGGGCGCTTCATTGCCGGGTTGTCCGGCGAGCAGTTCGCCTTGCCCGAGGCCGTGGCCATGCTGCGCCAGGTTCGCCGGCAAGCGGCGGACGGCACGTTGGTTCTGGTCAGTGCCAGCGATCCGCTGAACTTGATCGGCACGTTGCTGCCGGGGGCCAAGGTACCGGCCACCAGCGGCAACCGACTGCTCTACCGCGACGGCGTACCGGTGGCTGCGCGGGTGGGCAAGCGCTACGTCTATCTGGTCGAAGCTTGCGCAGCGCAGCAAACGCTGTGGCGACAGCTGCTGCTGCGCGACACGGCCTTTGCAGCGACGGACAAGTTGGCTATGGTCGGGGCTCACCCCAGGCCGTGA
- a CDS encoding FMN-binding glutamate synthase family protein — MSLSLLSRYAVFAVCIVFTLATLPLIHHHWLWPFTLTTGLLSLIGLFDLLQKRHAVRRNYPILGNIRYLVETIRPEIRQYLLEADSDALPFSRAQRSLVYSRAKNQVSDKPFGTLIDVYASGFEFIGHSMRPAPLADPASFRITIGGPQCSQPYSASIFNISAMSFGSLSANAIRALNQGAKLGNFHHDTGEGSISPYHREHGGDLVWELGSGYFGCRTSDGRFDPQAFAAQARSPQVRMIEVKMSQGAKPGHGGILPKHKVTQEIADTRGVPLGEDCVSPSRHSAFSTPIEMMQFIAQLRELSGGKPVGFKLCLGHPWEFMGIAKAMLETGILPDFIVIDGKEGGTGAAPVEFTDHIGVPLREGLLFVHNTLVGLNLRDKIKLGASGKIVSAFDIASVLAIGADWANAARGFMFAIGCIQSQSCHTNKCPTGVATQDPLRQRALVVPDKAERVLNFHRNTLRALAEMLAAAGLEHPSQLEAKHLVRRISATEIKLFSQMHVFLKPGELLTGEVDGQFYSRMWQLARADSFEPNSEVAA; from the coding sequence ATGAGCCTGTCACTTCTCAGCCGTTATGCGGTGTTCGCCGTCTGCATCGTGTTTACCCTGGCCACCCTGCCATTGATTCATCACCACTGGCTTTGGCCGTTCACCCTGACAACAGGCTTGCTCAGCCTGATAGGCCTGTTCGACCTGTTGCAAAAACGCCACGCCGTGCGTCGCAACTACCCGATCCTGGGCAATATTCGCTACCTGGTGGAAACCATTCGCCCGGAAATCCGCCAGTATCTGCTCGAAGCAGACAGCGACGCCCTGCCCTTCTCCCGTGCCCAGCGCTCGCTGGTCTATTCCCGGGCCAAGAACCAGGTCTCGGACAAGCCGTTCGGCACCCTGATCGACGTCTACGCGTCGGGCTTCGAGTTCATCGGTCACTCCATGCGCCCGGCGCCTCTGGCTGACCCGGCGAGCTTTCGCATCACCATCGGCGGCCCGCAGTGCAGCCAGCCGTACTCAGCCTCGATCTTCAACATCTCCGCCATGAGTTTTGGCTCGCTCAGCGCCAACGCCATTCGCGCGTTGAACCAAGGCGCGAAGCTGGGCAACTTTCACCACGACACCGGTGAGGGCAGCATCAGCCCCTACCATCGCGAGCACGGCGGCGACCTGGTATGGGAACTGGGCAGCGGGTATTTCGGGTGCCGTACCTCGGACGGTCGTTTCGATCCGCAGGCATTTGCCGCGCAGGCGCGCAGCCCGCAGGTGCGCATGATCGAGGTCAAGATGAGCCAGGGCGCAAAGCCTGGGCATGGCGGCATTCTGCCCAAGCACAAGGTCACCCAGGAAATTGCCGACACCCGCGGCGTGCCGCTGGGCGAAGACTGCGTCTCGCCGTCGCGGCACAGCGCGTTTTCAACACCCATCGAAATGATGCAGTTCATCGCCCAACTGCGTGAGCTGTCGGGCGGCAAACCGGTGGGGTTCAAGCTCTGCCTGGGTCACCCGTGGGAATTCATGGGCATTGCCAAAGCCATGCTGGAAACCGGCATCCTGCCCGACTTCATCGTGATCGATGGCAAGGAAGGCGGCACCGGGGCCGCCCCCGTGGAGTTCACCGACCATATCGGTGTGCCGCTGCGCGAAGGCCTGTTGTTCGTGCACAACACCTTGGTGGGCTTGAACCTTCGCGACAAGATCAAGCTCGGTGCCAGCGGCAAGATCGTCAGCGCCTTCGACATTGCCAGCGTCCTGGCCATCGGTGCGGACTGGGCCAATGCTGCGCGGGGGTTCATGTTCGCCATCGGCTGCATCCAGTCCCAGAGTTGCCACACCAACAAGTGCCCCACCGGCGTGGCCACGCAGGATCCGCTGCGCCAGCGTGCCCTGGTGGTGCCGGACAAAGCCGAACGGGTGCTCAACTTCCATCGCAACACCCTGCGTGCCTTGGCCGAAATGCTGGCTGCTGCCGGGCTGGAACACCCGTCGCAGCTCGAAGCCAAGCACTTGGTACGCCGCATTTCAGCCACCGAGATCAAGCTGTTCTCGCAAATGCATGTGTTCCTAAAGCCCGGCGAGCTACTGACCGGCGAGGTCGATGGGCAATTCTATTCGCGTATGTGGCAACTGGCCCGGGCGGACAGCTTCGAGCCCAACAGCGAGGTAGCCGCCTGA
- a CDS encoding transglycosylase domain-containing protein gives MGALWQTEPNTKQAPAQTPAETPEPKSPRQRRLWWRLIILILLVAAGTVGFAAYEEFRTSELQSREFSKLASTLTYSLQPGPSDSIVYPGEGPFDKRLGYSSLGEFLPRLLKRDYLISQQVRFSPALVNYVDHGLFAPYIEKVQAGLAITDCRGDMLYQYQYPQYLYPDFASIPSVVVNSLLFIENRDLLDTRDPRNNPAVDWPRFAKAAYSQIARYLALPGQSAGGSTLATQLEKYRHSPDGLTVSGAEKIRQMISASVRAYQGGPDTTEARQRIVRDYLNSVPLSAVPGHGEVHGMAEGLRVWYGADFEQVNKALNDTATDAQSLAARGLALRQVLSLMIAQRRPSHYLSKGRLELAELTDAHVRVLAANQIIPQALADAALASKAVYRDWVAQPTIVPIVTNKGISLARNRLSAMLNRPLYDLDRLDLSATSTLQADLQLQVSEYLKHLADPAFAAQIGLIGERLLTAKTTDQVSYSFTLFERTADGSRVRVQTDSTDQPFDINEGSKLELGSTAKLRVLTTYLEIVAELHDKYAGKPVAELKNVEVADLDVISRWSLGWLMQNSKNQSLDAMLDAALERKYSASTGESFFTGGGMHVFNNFRKEDNGRNPTLKDALRESINLPFIRLMRDVVRYVTYQQPLNAVPLLKDDADPRRQEYLAKFADKEGTSYLMRFWRKYQRKTSQQRLDTFLDSMRVTPQRLAAVHRYLFPEAGQATFNAFVRAHSKDSKLAQSKLTDDRLVQMYDAYGPGRYNLPDQGFIAKVHPLDLWLLGYLLKHPASTLSEMINASRFERQEVYSWLFKSRHQGARDSRIRTMVEIEAFLDIHQRWKRVGYPFDHLVPSLATAIGSSGDRPAALSELVGIIQNDGVRLPTLRIDTLHFAADTPYETKLISDPDRGVRILPVEVARALKGAMSQVVDAGTARRISGSFMLKDGTPLVMGGKTGTGDNRIESFGAGGRLIGSRSLNRTATFVFFLGDNHFGTLTAFVPGRSAEAFKFTSALPVQVLKGMAPILMPYLQPGNPNECIPPQRSNAVAGSPEDVSNG, from the coding sequence ATGGGCGCACTGTGGCAAACGGAACCAAACACCAAGCAAGCCCCCGCACAAACGCCTGCCGAGACGCCAGAACCCAAGTCCCCTCGTCAGCGCCGGCTATGGTGGCGCCTGATCATCCTGATTCTGCTGGTGGCAGCTGGCACGGTCGGCTTCGCGGCCTATGAAGAATTCCGCACCTCCGAGCTGCAATCGCGCGAGTTCAGCAAGCTGGCAAGCACCTTGACTTACTCGCTGCAGCCCGGCCCCAGCGATTCGATCGTGTACCCAGGCGAAGGGCCGTTCGACAAGCGCCTGGGCTACAGCTCGCTCGGCGAGTTCCTGCCCCGCCTGCTCAAGCGCGATTACCTGATCAGCCAACAAGTGCGGTTCTCGCCGGCGCTGGTCAACTACGTCGATCATGGGCTGTTCGCGCCCTACATCGAAAAGGTCCAGGCAGGCCTGGCGATCACCGATTGCCGGGGCGACATGCTGTACCAGTATCAGTATCCCCAATACCTGTACCCGGACTTCGCCTCGATTCCCTCGGTGGTGGTCAACAGCTTGCTGTTCATCGAGAACCGCGACCTGCTCGATACCCGTGATCCGCGCAACAACCCGGCGGTGGACTGGCCCCGTTTCGCCAAGGCGGCCTACAGCCAGATCGCGCGCTACCTGGCCCTGCCTGGCCAATCTGCCGGTGGCAGTACCCTGGCTACCCAGCTGGAGAAGTATCGCCATTCACCTGACGGGTTGACCGTGTCGGGCGCCGAGAAGATCAGGCAGATGATTTCTGCCAGCGTGCGCGCCTACCAGGGCGGGCCGGACACCACCGAGGCGCGCCAGCGCATCGTGCGTGACTACCTCAACAGCGTGCCGCTGTCCGCCGTGCCGGGTCATGGAGAGGTGCACGGTATGGCCGAAGGCCTGCGCGTGTGGTACGGGGCAGACTTCGAGCAAGTCAACAAAGCGCTCAATGACACCGCCACGGACGCACAGAGCTTGGCGGCCCGTGGCCTTGCGCTGCGTCAGGTGCTGTCGTTGATGATCGCCCAGCGCCGGCCCTCGCACTACCTCTCCAAAGGGCGCCTCGAACTCGCCGAGCTGACCGACGCCCATGTCCGGGTGCTGGCCGCGAACCAGATCATCCCTCAGGCGCTGGCCGATGCCGCATTGGCCAGCAAGGCTGTCTACCGTGACTGGGTCGCGCAGCCGACCATCGTGCCGATCGTCACCAACAAGGGCATCAGCCTGGCCCGCAACCGTCTTTCGGCCATGCTCAACCGCCCGCTGTACGACCTCGATCGCCTGGACCTTTCTGCCACCAGCACCTTGCAGGCTGACTTGCAGCTGCAAGTCAGCGAGTACCTCAAGCATCTGGCCGACCCGGCCTTTGCCGCGCAGATCGGCCTGATCGGCGAACGTCTGCTGACCGCCAAAACCACCGACCAGGTCAGCTACAGTTTCACCCTGTTCGAACGCACGGCCGATGGCTCACGCGTGCGGGTACAGACGGACAGCACTGACCAACCCTTCGACATCAACGAAGGCAGCAAGCTGGAACTGGGGTCCACCGCCAAGCTTCGGGTGCTGACCACTTACCTGGAAATCGTCGCCGAGCTGCATGACAAGTACGCCGGCAAGCCTGTGGCCGAGTTGAAGAACGTCGAGGTCGCCGACCTGGATGTCATCAGCCGCTGGTCACTGGGCTGGCTGATGCAAAACAGCAAAAACCAGAGCCTGGATGCCATGCTCGATGCCGCCCTTGAGCGCAAGTACTCGGCCAGTACCGGAGAATCGTTCTTCACCGGGGGCGGTATGCACGTGTTCAACAACTTCCGCAAGGAAGACAACGGCCGCAACCCTACCCTCAAGGACGCCCTGCGCGAATCGATCAACCTGCCGTTCATCCGCCTGATGCGCGACGTGGTGCGCTACGTCACCTATCAGCAGCCACTGAACGCGGTGCCGCTGCTCAAGGATGATGCTGACCCGCGCCGACAGGAGTACCTGGCAAAGTTCGCCGACAAGGAAGGGACCAGCTACCTGATGCGTTTCTGGCGCAAGTACCAGCGCAAGACCTCGCAGCAACGCCTGGACACCTTCCTCGACAGTATGCGCGTGACCCCCCAACGTCTGGCGGCCGTGCACCGCTACCTGTTCCCCGAGGCCGGCCAGGCCACGTTCAATGCCTTCGTACGGGCCCATAGCAAAGACAGCAAGCTCGCACAAAGCAAACTGACCGACGATCGACTGGTACAGATGTACGATGCCTACGGCCCGGGGCGGTACAACCTACCTGACCAGGGCTTCATCGCCAAGGTTCACCCGCTGGACCTGTGGCTGCTGGGTTATTTGCTCAAGCATCCGGCATCGACCTTGAGCGAAATGATCAACGCCAGTCGCTTCGAGCGCCAGGAGGTCTACAGCTGGCTGTTCAAGAGCCGCCACCAGGGCGCACGGGACAGCCGCATCCGGACCATGGTGGAAATCGAGGCGTTTCTCGACATTCACCAGCGCTGGAAGCGGGTCGGCTATCCCTTCGATCACCTGGTCCCGTCGCTGGCGACCGCTATTGGCAGCTCCGGTGACCGGCCTGCCGCGCTTTCCGAACTGGTGGGCATCATCCAGAACGACGGAGTACGGCTGCCGACACTGCGCATCGATACCCTGCACTTTGCAGCGGATACGCCCTACGAAACCAAACTGATCAGCGACCCGGACCGTGGTGTGCGGATACTGCCGGTCGAAGTGGCGCGAGCCCTCAAGGGCGCCATGTCGCAAGTGGTGGACGCGGGTACCGCGCGGCGCATCTCCGGCAGCTTCATGCTCAAGGACGGCACGCCTCTGGTCATGGGCGGCAAGACCGGAACGGGCGACAACCGCATCGAAAGCTTTGGCGCCGGGGGCCGCCTGATAGGGTCACGGTCGCTGAACCGCACCGCGACGTTCGTGTTCTTCCTAGGCGACAACCACTTCGGCACCTTGACCGCCTTCGTGCCTGGGCGCTCGGCGGAGGCCTTCAAGTTCACGTCTGCGTTACCGGTGCAGGTGCTCAAGGGCATGGCGCCGATCCTCATGCCGTACTTGCAGCCTGGCAACCCTAACGAATGCATCCCCCCACAGCGGTCAAACGCCGTCGCTGGTTCACCTGAGGATGTATCGAACGGGTAG
- a CDS encoding NUDIX hydrolase: MANTIRIAAALLLDSQGRTLLVRKRGTQAFMQPGGKIDAGETPVQALARELHEELGLQIDPAKAVRLGQFSAPAANEPGFEVQAELFRVDCAASVMPAAEIEEITWLAADQTPEMPLAPLTRDLILPLYRQLLSAPH, encoded by the coding sequence ATGGCCAATACCATCCGCATTGCCGCCGCCTTATTGCTGGACTCGCAAGGTCGCACGCTGCTGGTGCGCAAGCGCGGCACTCAGGCATTCATGCAGCCGGGCGGCAAGATCGATGCCGGAGAAACCCCGGTTCAAGCGTTGGCCCGTGAGCTGCACGAGGAACTGGGCCTGCAGATCGACCCCGCCAAGGCCGTGCGCCTTGGTCAGTTCAGCGCTCCGGCAGCCAATGAGCCAGGGTTCGAGGTGCAGGCCGAGTTGTTCCGGGTGGACTGCGCGGCATCAGTAATGCCGGCGGCCGAAATCGAGGAGATCACTTGGTTGGCCGCTGACCAGACGCCAGAAATGCCCCTGGCGCCCCTGACCCGTGACCTGATCCTGCCGCTGTACCGCCAGTTGCTCAGCGCACCGCACTGA
- the metR gene encoding transcriptional regulator MetR, whose amino-acid sequence MLEIRHLKTLHALREADSLVEAAERLHLTQSALSHQFKELEERLGLTLFVRKSKPIRFTSAGLRLLQLADATLPLLRGAERDIARLAGGTAGRLHMAIECHSCFQWLMPTIDQFRDAWPEVELDLASGFAFAPLPALARGDLDLVVTSDPLDLAGITYVPLFTYEAMLAVANQHPLASKPYMVPQDLADQTLITYPVERDRLDIFTRFLEPADIEPAAVRTSELTVMMMQLVASGRGVCGMPHWALHEYSSRGYVKGKRLGEKGLFATLYAAVRTDMLDAPYMRDFLLTAKDTSFATLDGVSAVR is encoded by the coding sequence GTGCTGGAGATCCGCCACCTGAAAACCCTTCATGCCCTGCGTGAAGCAGACAGCCTGGTCGAAGCGGCCGAGCGGCTGCACCTGACCCAGTCGGCCTTGTCCCACCAGTTCAAGGAACTGGAAGAGCGCCTGGGCCTGACGTTGTTCGTGCGCAAGAGCAAGCCCATTCGCTTCACCAGCGCAGGGCTGCGCCTGCTGCAACTGGCCGACGCCACGCTCCCCCTGCTGCGTGGCGCCGAGCGGGATATCGCCAGACTGGCCGGCGGCACTGCCGGTCGCTTGCACATGGCTATCGAATGCCACAGCTGCTTCCAGTGGCTGATGCCCACCATCGATCAGTTCCGTGATGCCTGGCCTGAAGTGGAACTGGACCTGGCCTCAGGCTTCGCGTTCGCGCCCCTGCCCGCCTTGGCCCGTGGTGACCTGGACCTGGTGGTGACCTCCGATCCCCTGGACTTGGCCGGCATTACCTACGTTCCCCTGTTCACCTACGAAGCCATGCTGGCGGTGGCCAACCAACATCCGTTGGCCAGCAAACCCTACATGGTGCCCCAGGACCTGGCGGACCAGACCCTGATCACCTATCCGGTGGAGCGTGACCGTCTGGACATCTTCACCCGCTTCCTGGAGCCAGCCGACATCGAGCCTGCGGCCGTACGCACCTCGGAGCTTACGGTCATGATGATGCAGTTGGTGGCCAGCGGCCGCGGCGTGTGCGGCATGCCCCATTGGGCCTTGCACGAATACAGCTCGCGCGGTTACGTCAAAGGCAAGCGCCTGGGCGAAAAAGGCCTGTTCGCAACACTCTACGCTGCCGTGCGCACCGACATGCTAGATGCACCCTATATGCGCGATTTTCTGCTGACGGCCAAAGACACTTCGTTCGCCACCCTCGACGGGGTCAGTGCGGTGCGCTGA